The following coding sequences lie in one Apium graveolens cultivar Ventura chromosome 3, ASM990537v1, whole genome shotgun sequence genomic window:
- the LOC141714575 gene encoding uncharacterized protein LOC141714575 — translation MADMENNLASVDSWRVRVRITRMWPSFSRIQQFRGVNLILLDSEDCHVFVFGNRVIWHDVSNIILEGNAYDIHNFIVIEPAGLLRLVSSDKIIIFVHDTIVHPVPFEVNTIPRHKFELKTIPEIFELAISLSEHVPPVHAIDIVRMTQNIEPVKEVYTQFGEKNNVVKICVWDQFTDNVGTALEGNVVYPPIMILTTMRPLIHNGFIYCSLQIRNSSCSQIYFNINHPDVKVLRQRILGGAV, via the exons ATGGCTGATATGGAAAATAATCTTGCATCAGTAGATAGTTGGAGGGTTCGTGTACGTATTACTCGAATGTGGCCTTCATTTTCTCGCATTCAACAATTCCGAGGTGTTAATCTAATATTGCTTGATTCTGAG GATTGTCATGTCTTTGTATTTGGGAATCGTGTCATTTGGCATGATGTTAGCAATATCATACTTGAAGGAAACGCATATGATATTCACAACTTTATAGTAATAGAGCCTGCAGGACTTTTGAGACTTGTATCTTCTGATAAGATTATTATTTTCGTACATGATACCATTGTCCATCCTGTTCCTTTTGAAGTAAATACCATTCCAAGGCACAAGTTTGAGCTTAAGACTATTCCTGAGATTTTTGAACTTGCAATATCACTTTCCGAACATGTGCCCCCTGTACATGCTATAG ATATTGTTCGAATGACTCAAAACATTGAACCAGTAAAGGAAGTTTATACACAATTTGGTGAGAAAAA CAATGTGGTTAAGATTTGTGTTTGGGATCAATTTACTGATAATGTAGGAACTGCGCTAGAAGGAAATGTTGTGTATCCTCCAATAATGATCTTGACAACAATGAGGCCACTAATCCATAATGGTTTCATTTACT GTTCGCTGCagataagaaattcatcatgttCGCAGATTTATTTCAATATTAATCATCCGGATGTTAAAGTGTTGAGGCAAAG GATACTTGGTGGAGCAGTCTAA